One segment of Nocardioides sp. QY071 DNA contains the following:
- a CDS encoding DUF2142 domain-containing protein translates to MPRPGWGRFRTPRPHADRKRPALSTWVAFGAIACLLGIWSLATPLWSTPDAPSHEMAAYAIGHGDLTPEFSSDEAFGVNTNAVVHVPKGIVRSAQSAVCYFFHPETPASCIRAVGDSEKQVRYLTSAGRSFPVYYGLTGIASNFGDNLQSLYLQRAAAIGLCAWMLAWAVAGCLSLRRPAVAVTGVAVSFTPMLAYLGGAVNPNTFEIAAAYALVACSIAFYSHAADGSGEKWLRRAMVAAMILGSTRILGPAWLAVWAVALLIIYGRRAVTDVWKARSRLWLALPVLGVLANMAWLSRSGANNIREQPLFDLSFAERLDLSATQINQSLTQMIGAFGWLDTALPANLLISYMALLVVILALGWAGLRPRQIAAGGAVLLLSWLLPVLLQAWKWNLQGPVWQGRYMLPTIGMAPILLLCLAAQSPLSDAQWNTRTIHWTRIGALAGLGVLHLWAFATLMQRNVHGVGAPGGEHPTLPAWQPPLGQTTLTLALVATMAVIITLIARLSSQVPSPVADPPSLPSPQSPSD, encoded by the coding sequence GTGCCGCGTCCTGGATGGGGTCGGTTCCGGACTCCGCGCCCCCACGCCGACCGGAAGCGGCCGGCTCTGTCCACGTGGGTCGCGTTCGGGGCCATCGCCTGTCTGCTGGGCATCTGGTCCCTCGCCACTCCCCTGTGGTCGACACCCGATGCTCCGTCGCACGAGATGGCGGCCTACGCCATCGGGCACGGCGACCTGACCCCGGAGTTCTCCTCGGACGAGGCCTTCGGGGTCAACACGAACGCCGTCGTCCACGTCCCCAAGGGGATCGTGCGCAGTGCCCAGTCGGCGGTGTGCTACTTCTTCCATCCTGAGACGCCGGCGAGCTGCATACGGGCCGTCGGCGACTCGGAGAAGCAGGTCAGGTACCTGACGTCGGCGGGTCGCAGCTTCCCGGTCTACTACGGGCTGACCGGGATCGCCTCGAACTTCGGCGACAACCTGCAGTCGCTCTACCTGCAGCGTGCCGCCGCCATCGGCCTGTGCGCGTGGATGCTCGCGTGGGCCGTGGCGGGATGCCTCTCCCTGCGTCGGCCTGCCGTCGCCGTCACCGGGGTCGCGGTCTCGTTCACACCGATGCTGGCCTACCTCGGCGGCGCGGTGAACCCCAACACCTTCGAGATCGCCGCCGCCTACGCGCTCGTCGCCTGCTCGATCGCCTTCTACAGCCACGCCGCCGACGGGTCGGGCGAGAAGTGGCTGCGCCGAGCGATGGTCGCCGCGATGATCCTGGGCTCGACCCGGATCCTCGGTCCGGCATGGCTGGCCGTGTGGGCCGTGGCCCTGCTGATCATCTACGGCAGGCGCGCCGTCACCGACGTCTGGAAGGCTCGCTCCCGGCTCTGGCTGGCCCTGCCGGTCCTCGGCGTGCTCGCGAACATGGCGTGGTTGAGCCGGTCCGGAGCGAACAACATCCGCGAGCAGCCGCTGTTCGACCTCTCGTTCGCCGAACGGCTCGACCTCTCGGCCACGCAGATCAACCAGTCGTTGACCCAGATGATCGGTGCCTTCGGCTGGCTCGACACCGCTCTTCCGGCCAACCTCCTGATCTCCTACATGGCACTGCTCGTCGTCATCCTCGCACTCGGGTGGGCAGGCCTCCGTCCGCGCCAGATCGCGGCTGGAGGCGCCGTACTGCTGCTCTCCTGGCTGCTTCCGGTCCTCCTCCAGGCGTGGAAGTGGAATCTCCAGGGCCCCGTGTGGCAGGGCCGCTACATGCTGCCGACGATCGGCATGGCCCCGATCCTCCTGCTCTGCCTGGCGGCCCAGTCGCCGCTGTCCGATGCGCAGTGGAACACCCGCACGATCCACTGGACCCGCATCGGCGCACTGGCAGGTCTGGGCGTGCTCCACCTGTGGGCGTTCGCGACCTTGATGCAGCGCAACGTCCACGGAGTCGGGGCGCCGGGCGGCGAGCACCCGACGTTGCCTGCCTGGCAGCCCCCGCTGGGGCAGACGACGCTGACGTTGGCGCTCGTCGCCACGATGGCGGTCATCATCACCCTCATAGCCCGGCTGTCGTCGCAGGTGCCGAGTCCCGTGGCGGATCCACCGTCACTCCCCTCTCCGCAGTCGCCGTCCGACTGA
- a CDS encoding UDP-N-acetylglucosamine acyltransferase — MSNRIHPTAVLGPEVELGDNNVIGPFTVIQGPVVIGDDNFIASHVSIGGAAEVHGHIYGPSWDEALGEGGITIGDRNILKEFVTVNTGWQDRTIIGNDTMLMGKAHLGHDAHVGDRVTISCAVLVGGHTVIEDDATVGLGAALHQRLTIGAASMTGMQAAVTRDVPPFTIAMGAPARPTRLNMFRLDKLGVGPANHEPLAAIVLGEETDLDLIDAELRGPVRAWLDRRERA; from the coding sequence ATGAGCAACCGCATCCATCCCACGGCGGTCCTCGGCCCGGAGGTCGAGCTCGGTGACAACAACGTCATCGGCCCGTTCACGGTGATCCAGGGACCTGTGGTCATCGGCGACGACAACTTCATCGCCAGCCACGTGTCGATCGGCGGCGCTGCCGAGGTCCACGGCCACATCTACGGACCGAGCTGGGACGAGGCGCTGGGCGAGGGCGGCATCACCATCGGTGACCGCAACATCCTCAAGGAGTTCGTCACGGTCAACACGGGCTGGCAGGACCGGACGATCATCGGCAACGACACCATGCTGATGGGCAAGGCCCACCTCGGGCACGACGCCCACGTCGGCGACCGGGTGACGATCTCCTGCGCAGTGCTGGTCGGCGGCCACACCGTCATCGAGGACGACGCGACCGTCGGCCTGGGCGCCGCACTGCACCAGCGCCTGACCATCGGCGCCGCGTCGATGACCGGCATGCAGGCCGCCGTGACGCGCGACGTGCCTCCCTTCACGATCGCCATGGGCGCCCCGGCCCGACCGACCCGGCTCAACATGTTCCGCCTCGACAAGCTGGGCGTCGGGCCCGCCAACCACGAGCCGCTCGCCGCGATCGTGCTCGGCGAGGAGACCGACCTCGACCTCATCGACGCCGAGCTCCGCGGCCCCGTCCGCGCCTGGCTCGACCGGCGCGAGCGCGCCTGA
- the lhgO gene encoding L-2-hydroxyglutarate oxidase: protein MNRFDYVVVGGGIVGAATARALTERFPGRSVLLLDKEDGFGRHQTGHNSGVIHSGIYYAPGSLKAELCRAGAAATERFAEEHGVPWDRIGKLLVATTPAELAGMQALAERAEVNQIPAAVLSAAELREREPHIVGLGALHLTTTGITDYRQINTALAGLVEKAGGTLMTRTALTGVRETGREVVLSTTAGEVVADYVVYCAGIQADRVAAMAGIDVDFAMIPFRGEYYDVRPERADLARTLIYPIPDPDLPFLGVHLTPTVDGGLNVGPNAVLGLAREGYPKFSFDRRDAADIVRFPGIWHVARNNVRTGAREMWNSVSKRGYLKLCQKYCPDLRLEDLTPREAGIRAQAVMRDGSFVHDFLLRQTARGLHVVNAPSPAATSALPIADEIVQRVAQAQGA from the coding sequence GCCGCCACCAGACCGGCCACAACTCCGGCGTCATCCACTCCGGCATCTACTACGCGCCGGGAAGCCTCAAGGCCGAGCTGTGCCGAGCCGGCGCCGCCGCGACCGAGCGCTTCGCCGAGGAGCACGGCGTCCCGTGGGACCGGATCGGCAAGCTGCTGGTCGCCACGACTCCGGCCGAGCTCGCCGGCATGCAGGCGCTCGCGGAGCGGGCCGAGGTCAACCAGATCCCCGCAGCGGTCCTCAGCGCCGCCGAGCTGCGCGAGCGCGAGCCCCACATCGTGGGCCTGGGCGCCCTGCACCTGACCACGACCGGCATCACCGACTACCGCCAGATCAACACGGCGCTCGCCGGCCTGGTCGAGAAGGCCGGCGGCACCCTGATGACGCGGACGGCGCTCACGGGCGTGCGCGAGACGGGCAGGGAGGTCGTGCTCTCCACGACCGCCGGTGAGGTGGTGGCCGACTACGTCGTCTACTGCGCCGGCATCCAGGCCGACCGGGTCGCCGCCATGGCGGGCATCGACGTCGACTTCGCGATGATTCCCTTCCGGGGCGAGTACTACGACGTCCGGCCCGAACGTGCGGACCTCGCGCGCACCCTGATCTACCCCATCCCCGACCCGGACCTGCCGTTCCTCGGCGTCCACCTGACCCCGACCGTCGACGGCGGGCTCAACGTCGGGCCGAACGCGGTGCTCGGGCTCGCCCGCGAGGGCTACCCCAAGTTCTCGTTCGACCGTCGCGACGCCGCCGACATCGTGAGGTTCCCGGGCATCTGGCACGTGGCGCGCAACAACGTCCGCACGGGCGCGCGGGAGATGTGGAACTCGGTGTCGAAGCGTGGCTATCTCAAGCTGTGCCAGAAGTACTGCCCCGACCTGCGCCTCGAGGACCTCACGCCTCGCGAGGCCGGCATCCGGGCACAGGCCGTGATGCGGGACGGCTCCTTCGTCCACGACTTCCTGCTGCGCCAGACCGCGCGGGGCCTCCACGTCGTCAACGCGCCGTCGCCAGCCGCCACGTCGGCGCTGCCCATCGCCGACGAGATCGTCCAGCGGGTCGCGCAGGCGCAGGGAGCCTGA
- a CDS encoding DegT/DnrJ/EryC1/StrS family aminotransferase, whose protein sequence is MPDSFIPPAKPIIGDEEREAVDRVLRSGMIAQGPEVAAFEAEFSEQVTPGHTCVAVNSGTSGLHLGLLAAGIGPGDEVIVPSFTFAATANAVALTGATPVFADIEPDHFCLAADAVRAAVTERTAAIMPVHLYGHPADMDALGAVAAEHGLRLFEDAAQAHLATWRDRAVGTFGDFAMFSLYPTKNMTSGEGGMVAVASDDLARQVRLLRNQGMERQYANEVVGFNARMTDLHASIGRVQLGKVGAWTATRRANAAYFDAHLEGVTVPPVAEHATHVYHQYTIRVDGAERDRIVAALKDEHQVGTGVYYPIPNHRLASLEKFAPGLDLPVTESAAREVISLPVHPSLSQADLERIVVAVNATARAGA, encoded by the coding sequence ATGCCCGACAGCTTCATCCCCCCGGCCAAGCCGATCATCGGCGACGAGGAGCGCGAGGCGGTCGACCGCGTGCTCCGCTCCGGGATGATCGCCCAGGGACCGGAGGTCGCTGCGTTCGAGGCCGAGTTCAGCGAGCAGGTCACGCCCGGACACACCTGTGTCGCGGTCAACTCCGGTACCTCCGGCCTGCACCTCGGGCTCCTCGCCGCCGGCATCGGCCCGGGCGACGAGGTGATCGTCCCGTCCTTCACGTTCGCGGCGACCGCCAACGCCGTGGCGCTGACCGGGGCCACTCCTGTGTTCGCCGACATCGAGCCCGACCACTTCTGCCTGGCCGCCGACGCCGTCCGCGCCGCCGTCACCGAGCGGACCGCCGCGATCATGCCGGTCCACCTGTACGGCCACCCTGCCGACATGGACGCCCTCGGTGCGGTCGCGGCCGAGCACGGCCTGCGCCTGTTCGAGGACGCCGCGCAGGCCCACCTCGCGACGTGGCGCGATCGCGCCGTCGGCACCTTCGGCGACTTCGCGATGTTCAGCCTCTACCCCACCAAGAACATGACCTCGGGCGAGGGCGGCATGGTCGCGGTCGCGAGCGACGACCTGGCCCGCCAGGTCCGGCTACTGCGCAACCAGGGCATGGAACGCCAGTACGCCAACGAGGTTGTCGGCTTCAACGCCCGGATGACTGACCTGCACGCCTCGATCGGCCGGGTCCAGCTCGGCAAGGTCGGCGCCTGGACGGCGACCCGACGGGCGAACGCGGCGTACTTCGACGCACACCTCGAGGGTGTCACCGTGCCGCCGGTCGCCGAGCACGCCACCCACGTCTACCACCAGTACACGATCCGCGTGGACGGCGCCGAACGCGACCGCATCGTCGCCGCGCTGAAGGACGAGCACCAGGTCGGGACGGGCGTGTACTACCCGATCCCCAACCACCGCCTCGCCTCGCTCGAGAAGTTCGCCCCGGGCCTCGACCTCCCGGTGACCGAGAGCGCCGCCCGCGAGGTCATCTCGTTGCCGGTGCACCCCTCGCTGAGCCAGGCCGACCTCGAGCGGATCGTCGTCGCCGTCAACGCCACCGCCCGAGCCGGCGCCTGA
- a CDS encoding lysylphosphatidylglycerol synthase domain-containing protein: MSSPDATSTTTSTTSTTSTTAPPPAAAHTLAGRLFHWGRIALVLAVVLAAFWTVQSHWSEVSDTISTMSWTTLLPAFLCLPLAIACSTLSWQFLVDEIGEPIGAARGAQIFLVGQLGKYLPGSVWAYVLQMELGRRAGLARARIFTATVFSLAVAVVAALLTGALVIPSLIDNDDSLAPLQWLYLLLPIGLVCLHPRVLDRLVGFGFKLLRRPQRDHPVRGRAIVLSLAAAVASYFFFGLHLWLLTDGAGDGAGLLLTCVGTMAVAMISGLFFFILPSGAGVRELVIVTALAPYVGTGTAIALAAVSRVMLTAADIVTAAGAAAVGIYERRRHGPIHHDPGIEDDER, translated from the coding sequence ATGTCCTCGCCCGACGCCACGTCGACCACCACGTCGACCACGTCGACAACCTCGACCACGGCGCCACCGCCCGCAGCCGCGCACACCCTGGCCGGCCGACTCTTCCACTGGGGCCGGATCGCCCTGGTCCTTGCCGTCGTGCTCGCCGCGTTCTGGACCGTCCAGTCCCACTGGTCCGAGGTCAGCGACACCATCAGCACGATGTCGTGGACGACCCTGCTCCCGGCATTCCTCTGCCTGCCCCTCGCGATCGCGTGCTCGACCCTGAGCTGGCAGTTCCTCGTCGACGAGATCGGTGAGCCGATCGGGGCCGCCCGCGGAGCGCAGATCTTCCTGGTCGGACAGCTCGGCAAGTACCTCCCCGGATCGGTGTGGGCCTACGTGCTTCAGATGGAGCTCGGCCGCCGGGCCGGACTCGCCCGCGCCCGCATCTTCACCGCGACCGTGTTCTCGCTCGCCGTCGCCGTCGTCGCCGCGCTGCTGACCGGCGCCCTGGTCATCCCGTCGCTCATCGACAACGACGACTCGCTGGCGCCCCTGCAGTGGCTGTACCTGCTCCTGCCCATCGGACTGGTCTGCCTGCACCCGAGAGTGCTCGACCGGCTCGTCGGGTTCGGGTTCAAGCTGCTGCGCCGCCCACAGCGCGACCACCCGGTCCGCGGACGCGCCATCGTCTTGTCGCTCGCGGCCGCGGTGGCGTCGTACTTCTTCTTCGGGCTCCACCTGTGGCTCCTGACCGACGGGGCAGGAGACGGCGCCGGCCTGCTCCTCACCTGCGTCGGAACGATGGCCGTCGCGATGATCTCCGGGCTGTTCTTCTTCATCCTGCCGTCCGGCGCAGGCGTGCGGGAGCTGGTGATCGTGACCGCGCTGGCGCCGTACGTCGGCACCGGCACCGCGATCGCACTGGCCGCCGTCTCCCGCGTCATGCTCACCGCGGCGGACATCGTGACCGCCGCGGGCGCGGCCGCGGTCGGGATCTACGAGCGGCGTCGGCACGGGCCGATCCACCACGATCCCGGCATCGAGGACGACGAGCGCTGA
- a CDS encoding Gfo/Idh/MocA family oxidoreductase: MSAQLRVALIGSGSMGRNHARVIASSERTDLAVVVDPHEETGRAVAEKHGSTWVPSLDGIGDVDAAVIAAPTEYHFDLAREVIARGLPLLVEKPLCPSLAQTQELVDASIAAGTPLMCGLLERFNPAVTVALSMVENPLYVRATRHSPYAPRIKTGVAWDLLVHDIDLVVQVFGGDHPDKFDVEVGQFHPESVPGAEDIVEASLRFTSGGIASVSASRMGQTKVRTMVIQELDRMIEVDLLRRGLTSYRHATVSEAEGQSGFRQFTEIEIPDIAGVEPLLGQLNHFVDLVAGKVDVDEERASILPAHRVVDQVLALRSA, from the coding sequence ATGTCCGCACAGCTCCGTGTCGCCCTCATCGGTTCCGGCTCGATGGGGCGCAACCACGCCCGCGTCATCGCCAGCAGCGAGCGCACCGACCTCGCCGTGGTGGTCGACCCGCACGAGGAGACCGGGCGGGCTGTCGCCGAGAAGCACGGCTCGACCTGGGTGCCCTCGCTCGACGGCATCGGCGACGTCGACGCGGCTGTGATCGCGGCGCCGACCGAGTACCACTTCGACCTCGCGCGCGAGGTCATCGCGCGTGGTCTCCCGCTGCTCGTGGAGAAGCCGCTGTGTCCGTCGCTGGCGCAGACCCAGGAGCTCGTCGATGCTTCGATCGCCGCCGGCACGCCGCTCATGTGCGGCCTGCTCGAGCGGTTCAATCCTGCGGTGACGGTCGCGCTGAGCATGGTGGAGAACCCGCTCTACGTGCGGGCGACCCGGCACTCGCCGTACGCGCCCCGGATCAAGACCGGTGTCGCGTGGGACCTGCTCGTCCACGACATCGACCTCGTCGTGCAGGTCTTCGGTGGGGACCACCCGGACAAGTTCGACGTCGAGGTCGGCCAGTTCCACCCGGAGTCCGTGCCGGGCGCCGAGGACATCGTCGAGGCCTCGCTCCGCTTCACCTCGGGCGGGATCGCCTCGGTGTCCGCCAGCCGCATGGGTCAGACCAAGGTGCGCACCATGGTGATCCAGGAGCTCGACCGGATGATCGAGGTCGACCTGTTGCGTCGCGGCCTCACCAGCTACCGTCACGCGACGGTCTCCGAGGCCGAGGGGCAGAGCGGGTTCCGCCAGTTCACCGAGATCGAGATCCCCGACATCGCGGGGGTCGAGCCCCTGCTCGGCCAGCTCAACCACTTCGTCGACCTCGTGGCGGGCAAGGTGGACGTGGACGAGGAGCGGGCGTCGATCCTTCCCGCGCACCGGGTGGTCGACCAGGTGCTCGCGCTGCGCTCCGCCTGA
- a CDS encoding NAD-dependent epimerase/dehydratase family protein: protein MTTKETVFFTGGAGFIGMHVVPMLLESGYKVRIFDNMFRGDRDAVAALGPDVELIDQDIRYGGAVHAAMKGCTKVIHAAALAINKSLSDPYESMDVNMMGNFNVFAAAADHGVKRVVYCSSASVYGDPEKLPMHEDDVLNPQTPYCISKRAGEDLLGFFQRERGLSWVALRFFNVYGPGQKTQAYYTSVINHFVNRVRNGEPPIIDGKGEQSMDFIHVHDIARAVALALDSEKDNVPVNVGTGIDTSIKELAEILIEAVGSDVEPIFNPRDVLVSRRAADVQRAKEVLGFEASIEVRKGMTELVRAD, encoded by the coding sequence TTGACCACCAAGGAGACCGTCTTCTTCACCGGCGGAGCCGGCTTCATCGGGATGCACGTCGTCCCGATGCTGCTCGAGAGCGGCTACAAGGTACGGATCTTCGACAACATGTTCCGAGGTGACCGTGACGCGGTCGCCGCCCTCGGACCCGACGTCGAGCTGATCGACCAGGACATCCGCTACGGCGGCGCCGTCCACGCCGCCATGAAGGGCTGCACCAAGGTCATCCACGCCGCCGCCCTGGCCATCAACAAGTCCCTCTCCGACCCGTACGAGTCGATGGACGTCAACATGATGGGCAACTTCAACGTGTTCGCCGCGGCCGCGGACCACGGCGTCAAGCGCGTCGTCTACTGCTCGTCGGCGTCGGTCTACGGCGACCCCGAGAAGCTGCCGATGCACGAGGACGACGTGCTCAACCCGCAGACGCCGTACTGCATCTCGAAGCGGGCCGGCGAGGACCTCCTCGGCTTCTTCCAGCGCGAGCGCGGCCTGTCGTGGGTCGCACTGCGCTTCTTCAACGTCTACGGCCCGGGCCAGAAGACGCAGGCCTACTACACGTCGGTGATCAACCACTTCGTCAACCGGGTCCGCAACGGCGAGCCGCCGATCATCGACGGCAAGGGCGAGCAGTCGATGGACTTCATCCACGTGCACGACATCGCGCGCGCCGTGGCTCTGGCGCTCGACAGCGAGAAGGACAACGTGCCCGTCAACGTCGGCACCGGCATCGACACCTCGATCAAGGAGCTCGCCGAGATCCTGATCGAGGCCGTGGGCTCCGACGTCGAGCCGATCTTCAACCCGCGCGACGTTCTGGTGAGCCGGCGGGCGGCCGATGTCCAGCGCGCCAAGGAGGTCCTCGGCTTCGAGGCGAGCATCGAGGTCCGCAAGGGCATGACCGAGCTCGTCCGGGCCGACTAG
- a CDS encoding DegT/DnrJ/EryC1/StrS family aminotransferase, whose translation MIPTRSVALGAPTLGEEEIDALREVFASGWVSGAGPTCVAFEKEFAVSAGTAHALATSNCGSALHLALQVLGAGPGDEVIVADYTFPATGHAVVWTGAKPVFADVRSDIGTIDPDAAAALVTERTVGIVAVDLVGQPADFDELRAVADRHGLWLVEDAACSAGASYKGRPAGSLADLAAFSFHGRKGITSGEGGALVGDDTTRMDLARKLHTYGIAPAVTREGSNQLAVPSFDMAGYNYRLSDVQAAIMRVQLKRLPDLVAARTRAAELYADLLGDIDELTLPVALADRTHPWQSYLVTAGDGVDRDALVMGLRERGVGSNFGTYASHLQPVYGSQEACPVSARLFRQQFALPMHANLTTDDVEYVAAQVRSVLGDAR comes from the coding sequence ATGATCCCCACTCGGAGCGTCGCGCTGGGCGCGCCCACCCTCGGCGAGGAGGAGATCGACGCGCTGCGCGAGGTCTTCGCCAGTGGCTGGGTCTCCGGGGCCGGTCCGACGTGCGTCGCCTTCGAGAAGGAGTTCGCCGTCTCCGCCGGCACGGCGCACGCGCTGGCCACCTCGAACTGCGGATCGGCGCTCCACCTCGCCCTCCAGGTCCTGGGCGCCGGGCCCGGTGACGAGGTCATCGTCGCGGACTACACCTTCCCCGCCACGGGCCACGCCGTCGTCTGGACCGGCGCGAAGCCGGTGTTCGCCGACGTCCGCTCCGACATCGGCACGATCGACCCGGACGCCGCTGCGGCCCTCGTGACCGAGCGCACCGTCGGCATCGTCGCGGTCGACCTCGTGGGCCAGCCGGCCGACTTCGACGAGCTGCGGGCCGTCGCGGATCGACACGGACTCTGGCTCGTCGAGGACGCCGCCTGCAGCGCAGGTGCGTCCTACAAGGGCCGACCGGCCGGATCCCTCGCGGACCTGGCCGCCTTCAGCTTCCACGGCCGCAAGGGGATCACCAGCGGCGAGGGCGGGGCCCTCGTCGGGGACGACACGACCCGGATGGACCTGGCCCGCAAGCTGCACACCTACGGGATCGCCCCGGCGGTGACGCGCGAGGGCAGCAACCAGCTCGCGGTGCCGTCCTTCGACATGGCCGGCTACAACTACCGGCTCTCCGACGTCCAGGCCGCCATCATGCGGGTCCAGCTGAAGCGCCTGCCCGACCTGGTCGCGGCCCGGACCCGCGCTGCCGAGCTCTACGCCGACCTGCTCGGCGACATCGACGAGCTGACGCTTCCCGTCGCTCTGGCCGACCGCACCCACCCCTGGCAGTCCTACCTGGTCACCGCGGGCGACGGCGTCGACCGCGACGCGCTGGTCATGGGCCTGCGCGAGCGCGGCGTCGGCAGCAACTTCGGCACCTACGCGAGCCACCTGCAGCCGGTCTACGGCTCGCAGGAGGCCTGCCCCGTCTCGGCCCGCCTGTTCCGCCAGCAGTTCGCCCTGCCGATGCACGCCAACCTCACCACCGATGACGTCGAGTACGTCGCCGCGCAGGTCCGATCCGTCCTGGGGGACGCACGATGA
- a CDS encoding glycosyltransferase family 4 protein, whose translation MRIVVVNNFFPPRAGGSAHLSDALARGYVERGHEVLVVTAAYKDAPAEEQRDGFRIVRLPAFTLPESRLAVAFDISFATRPGLRRRLQRLLDDFEPDVIHQHGQFMDLTWATGAYARRRGIPTLLSVHTRLENPAAKYRHAFRFLDAALVAPRLRRYKPSIVVMDSYMDDYIRARYRRGYRDLVPIPVGVDPNWVRSGDAARGRELAGAEPGQPFIVSIGHVIPVRDRVAMVEALPAVLARHPEALLVVVGRVYYDQFQRRAEELGVSHAVRSLGAVPKADIPDLLAAADVESHEQGLGLGTATLEAMAAGVPVAAWGRIDNFPGIPMADGQEIYMCAPGDVAGLATRINHALDDPAATAAVGERARQIIDEHFAIDRVLDRHVEVLAAMCGAPAPSTDRATPASPTDHPVDTTHRSES comes from the coding sequence GTGCGCATCGTCGTCGTCAACAACTTCTTCCCGCCGCGTGCCGGCGGCAGCGCTCACCTGAGCGATGCACTCGCGCGGGGATACGTCGAGCGTGGCCACGAGGTCCTGGTCGTCACCGCCGCCTACAAGGACGCCCCGGCCGAGGAGCAGCGGGACGGCTTCCGGATCGTCCGCCTGCCCGCCTTCACGCTGCCGGAGAGCCGGCTCGCCGTGGCGTTCGACATCTCGTTCGCCACCCGTCCGGGTCTGCGCCGCCGCCTCCAGCGCCTCCTCGACGACTTCGAGCCGGACGTGATCCACCAGCACGGCCAGTTCATGGACCTCACCTGGGCGACCGGAGCCTACGCGCGCCGGCGGGGAATCCCGACGTTGCTCAGCGTGCACACGCGGCTCGAGAACCCTGCCGCGAAGTACCGCCACGCGTTCCGGTTCCTCGACGCGGCCCTGGTGGCACCCCGGCTGCGCAGGTACAAGCCGTCGATCGTCGTCATGGACTCCTACATGGACGACTACATCCGGGCCCGCTACCGCCGTGGCTACCGCGACCTCGTCCCGATCCCGGTCGGCGTCGACCCCAACTGGGTCCGCTCGGGTGACGCGGCCCGAGGCCGTGAGCTCGCCGGCGCCGAGCCCGGCCAGCCCTTCATCGTGTCGATCGGACACGTGATCCCGGTCCGTGACCGCGTCGCCATGGTCGAGGCCCTCCCGGCCGTCCTCGCCCGGCACCCCGAGGCGCTGCTGGTCGTCGTCGGTCGGGTCTACTACGACCAGTTCCAGCGCCGCGCCGAGGAGCTCGGCGTGTCCCACGCCGTCCGCAGCCTCGGCGCGGTCCCCAAGGCCGACATCCCGGACCTGCTCGCGGCTGCGGACGTGGAGAGCCACGAGCAGGGACTGGGCCTCGGCACCGCCACCCTCGAGGCCATGGCCGCTGGCGTTCCCGTCGCCGCGTGGGGACGGATCGACAACTTCCCCGGCATCCCGATGGCCGACGGCCAGGAGATCTACATGTGTGCCCCCGGCGACGTCGCCGGCCTGGCCACCCGGATCAACCACGCGCTGGACGACCCGGCGGCGACGGCCGCCGTCGGCGAGCGCGCTCGCCAGATCATCGACGAGCACTTCGCGATCGACCGCGTGCTGGACCGGCACGTGGAGGTCCTCGCCGCCATGTGCGGCGCGCCGGCGCCGTCGACCGACCGCGCCACTCCGGCATCCCCGACCGACCACCCCGTCGACACCACCCACAGGAGCGAGAGTTGA
- a CDS encoding acyltransferase — protein MTSAEAAGASLPPNRYNEHAWIVGDPDIGEGTWIGAFTVIDGSGGLVIGRGCDISSGVHIYTHSSAKRCVSGRRFPEVERQPVRIGDRVFIGAGAIINMGVEIGDEAVVGAGAVVTSDVPARAVVAGVPARVVATVDLGDPTQPAFPPA, from the coding sequence ATGACCTCCGCCGAGGCCGCAGGGGCATCCCTGCCGCCCAACCGCTACAACGAGCACGCGTGGATCGTCGGTGATCCGGACATCGGCGAGGGCACCTGGATCGGGGCCTTCACCGTCATCGACGGGTCCGGCGGACTGGTGATCGGCCGCGGGTGCGACATCTCGTCCGGCGTCCACATCTACACCCACTCGTCCGCCAAGCGCTGCGTCAGCGGCCGCCGGTTCCCCGAGGTCGAGCGTCAGCCCGTGCGCATCGGCGACCGTGTGTTCATCGGAGCCGGCGCCATCATCAACATGGGTGTCGAGATCGGCGACGAGGCGGTCGTCGGTGCCGGCGCCGTCGTCACCTCCGACGTACCGGCGCGTGCCGTCGTCGCGGGCGTCCCGGCACGGGTCGTCGCGACCGTCGACCTCGGCGATCCGACCCAGCCGGCGTTCCCCCCGGCGTAG